A region from the Hydrogenimonas sp. genome encodes:
- a CDS encoding phosphoribosyl-AMP cyclohydrolase / phosphoribosyl-ATP pyrophosphatase: MVEPDWEKSPLVPVVVQDADTKDVLMLAYMNKEAFDLSRDTGYAHYYSRSRKRLWKKGESSGHTQEIVKMLLDCDADTLLLQVHQKGVACHTGRKSCFFNDIESQRATTESEVDTAAVYGVIDRLYHTILERKRSDPESSYTAKLLQGNENSMLKKIVEEAGEFCFAVKDDNEEEIIYECADLVYHTLVALGKKGVSPDLIRQELARRFGVSGIEEKNSRKDG; this comes from the coding sequence ATGGTTGAACCCGACTGGGAAAAGAGTCCTCTAGTTCCTGTGGTCGTGCAGGATGCCGATACAAAAGATGTTCTGATGCTCGCATACATGAACAAGGAGGCGTTCGATCTTAGCCGTGATACAGGCTATGCCCACTACTACTCCAGAAGCAGAAAGAGGCTCTGGAAAAAGGGTGAGAGCAGCGGCCATACGCAGGAGATCGTAAAGATGCTGCTCGACTGCGATGCCGACACACTGCTCCTGCAGGTACACCAAAAGGGTGTAGCCTGCCATACCGGCCGAAAGAGCTGCTTCTTCAACGATATAGAGTCGCAAAGGGCGACAACGGAGTCGGAAGTCGATACCGCCGCGGTATACGGAGTAATTGACAGACTCTACCATACGATTCTGGAGAGAAAGAGGAGCGACCCTGAAAGCTCCTATACCGCAAAGCTTCTTCAGGGCAATGAAAACAGTATGCTGAAAAAGATTGTCGAAGAGGCGGGAGAGTTCTGCTTCGCAGTCAAAGACGACAACGAAGAGGAGATCATCTACGAGTGTGCCGACCTTGTATACCATACACTGGTCGCCCTCGGCAAAAAAGGGGTATCTCCCGATCTGATACGCCAGGAGCTGGCCCGCCGCTTCGGCGTAAGCGGCATAGAAGAGAAAAACAGCAGAAAAGATGGCTGA
- a CDS encoding 4-hydroxy-tetrahydrodipicolinate reductase has product MLKVGVYGANGRVGQLLVKNLLEDPDTEVAALCERDRIEYHAPEGSMVTNDAKIFLDSCDAAIDFTVPEATEALLRAAMERPRPLVIGTTGLNDAQRALLEEASGIMPILYATNMSAGIALLKKLVQMTAEKLADFDIEIVEQHHRYKKDAPSGTALTLAEYAAKGRGLDLQKVRVSCRDGMTGERTKDEIGVLAVRGGDVVGRHTVGFYNDGEFIELNHTATSRETFSKGAVRACKWLAGQPAGLYDISDCLGL; this is encoded by the coding sequence ATGCTGAAAGTAGGAGTCTACGGAGCCAACGGACGGGTAGGACAGCTGTTGGTCAAAAACCTTCTGGAAGATCCGGATACGGAGGTCGCCGCACTTTGCGAGAGGGACCGTATAGAGTATCATGCGCCCGAGGGCTCGATGGTGACTAACGATGCGAAGATATTTCTCGACAGCTGCGATGCGGCTATCGATTTTACGGTACCGGAAGCTACGGAGGCGCTGCTACGTGCGGCTATGGAGCGCCCCAGGCCGCTGGTCATAGGGACGACCGGACTCAACGACGCACAGCGCGCACTGCTCGAGGAGGCGAGCGGCATAATGCCGATTCTCTATGCCACCAACATGTCTGCCGGTATCGCGCTGCTCAAAAAGCTGGTGCAGATGACGGCTGAAAAGCTGGCCGATTTCGACATAGAGATCGTGGAGCAGCACCACCGCTACAAGAAAGATGCACCCAGCGGCACGGCTCTTACACTGGCCGAGTATGCAGCGAAAGGGCGCGGTCTCGATCTGCAGAAGGTGCGTGTGAGCTGCCGTGACGGTATGACCGGAGAGCGCACGAAAGATGAGATAGGTGTATTGGCGGTCCGCGGCGGGGATGTCGTGGGGCGTCATACGGTCGGGTTCTACAACGACGGCGAATTCATAGAACTTAACCACACGGCGACCAGCAGGGAGACCTTCTCCAAGGGTGCTGTACGTGCCTGCAAATGGCTTGCCGGACAGCCGGCCGGCCTCTACGATATCAGCGACTGTTTGGGACTCTGA
- a CDS encoding predicted endonuclease distantly related to archaeal Holliday junction resolvase, producing MSRATGDIAESAAVEFLKKEGCRIVGRNVSCRFGEIDIVAEKSGVLHFVEVKSGRGFEPIYNITPAKLSKLLRTIEWYIQKKRIDMPYQLDALVVKGSKCEWIENITI from the coding sequence ATGAGCCGCGCAACCGGGGATATAGCCGAGTCCGCAGCGGTAGAGTTCCTGAAAAAAGAGGGGTGCAGGATCGTCGGGCGCAACGTCTCCTGTCGCTTCGGAGAGATCGATATAGTGGCCGAAAAGAGCGGTGTCCTGCACTTCGTTGAGGTTAAAAGCGGCAGAGGTTTCGAACCGATCTACAATATTACGCCGGCCAAACTCTCGAAACTTCTTCGCACGATCGAGTGGTATATACAGAAGAAGAGGATAGATATGCCCTATCAGCTGGATGCTCTTGTCGTGAAGGGTTCTAAGTGTGAATGGATTGAGAATATCACTATCTGA
- a CDS encoding predicted Fe-S oxidoreductase, producing the protein MKKVYTIGRYFRKKYGEDVYKVPLSIQGFTCPNIDGTVAKGGCTFCLNESFSPNLSKPSKKFYLNPRSEENPLLLKQLEQVRIQYSATSARLRGKYGVKKFIAYFQSFTNTYAPIETLKALYEEALRQPGCIGLSIGTRSDSVSDEILDYLAKLSESCEVWVEYGIQSIYDETLEAINRGHDSANVKEWIERTKERGLNVCGHVIFGLPGESGEMMLDTVRESIRWGIDSIKIHPLYVVKNTALAVDYAKGKFTPIDESSYIRLLVESVKMLPPSISVQRVTAGIEDSSLLAPEWCRNKHDQMKHIREALREAGYIY; encoded by the coding sequence TTGAAAAAAGTCTATACAATAGGGCGATACTTTCGTAAGAAGTATGGTGAAGATGTATATAAAGTACCGCTCAGTATCCAGGGGTTCACCTGTCCGAATATTGACGGAACGGTGGCAAAAGGGGGGTGCACCTTCTGCCTGAACGAATCGTTCAGCCCCAATCTCTCCAAGCCTTCCAAAAAGTTCTATCTCAATCCGCGGAGCGAAGAGAACCCGCTGCTGCTGAAACAGCTCGAGCAGGTCCGCATCCAATACTCGGCAACCTCCGCGAGGCTGCGCGGAAAATATGGAGTGAAGAAGTTCATAGCCTACTTCCAGTCTTTCACCAATACATACGCCCCGATAGAGACACTGAAAGCCCTCTATGAAGAGGCGCTCCGTCAGCCCGGCTGCATAGGCCTGAGTATAGGAACCAGAAGCGACAGCGTTTCAGACGAGATACTGGACTACCTTGCAAAACTCTCCGAAAGCTGTGAAGTGTGGGTCGAGTACGGGATACAGTCTATATATGACGAAACGCTGGAGGCGATAAACAGGGGACACGACAGTGCGAATGTCAAAGAGTGGATAGAGCGGACCAAAGAGAGGGGGCTCAATGTCTGCGGGCATGTAATTTTCGGTCTCCCCGGAGAGAGCGGGGAGATGATGCTGGACACCGTCAGAGAGTCTATAAGATGGGGAATCGACTCCATAAAGATACATCCTCTTTATGTAGTCAAAAACACAGCTCTCGCGGTAGACTATGCAAAAGGGAAGTTTACACCGATCGATGAGAGCAGCTACATCAGACTGCTCGTCGAGTCTGTAAAAATGCTCCCGCCGTCCATCAGCGTACAGAGAGTGACGGCCGGAATAGAGGATAGTTCGCTTCTCGCCCCGGAGTGGTGCAGAAACAAGCATGATCAGATGAAACATATAAGAGAGGCTCTGCGCGAAGCCGGGTATATATACTGA
- a CDS encoding thioredoxin, with protein MGKYIELTSSNFDETVKEGVTLVDFWAPWCGPCRMIAPVIEELADEYEGKAKIAKVNTDEEQDLAIKFGIRSIPSILFFKDGQVVDQMVGAASKQAFAEKLDALIG; from the coding sequence ATGGGCAAATATATCGAGCTTACAAGCAGCAACTTCGACGAGACGGTGAAAGAGGGTGTTACACTGGTAGACTTCTGGGCACCGTGGTGCGGACCGTGCCGCATGATAGCGCCGGTTATAGAGGAGCTGGCCGACGAGTATGAAGGCAAAGCCAAAATCGCGAAAGTGAATACGGATGAAGAGCAGGATCTTGCTATCAAATTCGGTATCCGCTCCATCCCAAGCATCCTCTTTTTCAAAGACGGCCAGGTGGTCGACCAGATGGTAGGTGCCGCTTCAAAGCAGGCGTTTGCCGAAAAACTAGACGCACTCATCGGCTAA
- a CDS encoding thioredoxin reductase: MLDLAIIGGGPAGLTAGLYATRGGLENVVMYEKGMPGGQITQSSEVENYPGITEVVTGMELMQDWPKQCMRFGLKHDMAEVVRVSRPEGPCFRVELSDGNVVSAKSVIVATGSTPKRAGFKGEDEFFGRGVSTCATCDGFFYRDKEVAVIGGGDTALEEALFLANICSKVYLVHRRDEFRAAPSTVRRVRENGKIELVLNAVPEEVYGDNMGVRGLKVKKRDSGEVIDIPVPGVFVFVGNIVNNGVLKQEDGTFLCDVNEWGEVVVDLAMRTSEEGLFAAGDVRIMAPKQVVCAAGDGANAAIGAIAYVEHLKRENIC, translated from the coding sequence ATGCTCGATTTGGCGATTATAGGCGGCGGGCCGGCAGGATTGACCGCCGGTCTCTACGCTACAAGGGGAGGTCTTGAAAACGTTGTGATGTATGAAAAGGGTATGCCGGGCGGGCAGATAACCCAGAGCAGCGAGGTGGAGAACTACCCGGGAATCACCGAAGTGGTCACCGGTATGGAGTTGATGCAGGATTGGCCGAAGCAGTGTATGCGTTTCGGCCTGAAACACGATATGGCCGAGGTTGTAAGGGTGAGCAGGCCCGAAGGCCCCTGCTTCAGGGTCGAGTTGAGTGACGGGAATGTCGTATCCGCAAAAAGTGTGATCGTAGCAACCGGAAGCACGCCAAAGCGTGCCGGTTTCAAGGGCGAAGATGAGTTTTTCGGAAGAGGAGTAAGTACTTGCGCCACTTGTGACGGCTTCTTCTACCGGGATAAAGAGGTCGCCGTTATAGGAGGCGGAGATACGGCACTCGAAGAGGCGCTCTTTCTTGCCAATATCTGTTCGAAAGTCTATCTGGTCCACCGGCGCGACGAGTTTCGCGCCGCCCCCTCCACGGTCAGGCGCGTCAGGGAGAACGGTAAGATAGAGCTGGTTCTAAATGCCGTTCCGGAAGAGGTATACGGCGATAATATGGGTGTGCGGGGATTGAAGGTTAAAAAGAGAGATAGCGGTGAAGTTATCGATATTCCTGTTCCCGGAGTCTTCGTCTTTGTAGGCAATATCGTCAACAACGGTGTACTGAAGCAGGAAGACGGCACATTTCTGTGCGACGTGAACGAGTGGGGAGAGGTGGTCGTGGATCTTGCCATGAGAACGAGCGAAGAGGGGCTTTTTGCGGCCGGCGACGTGCGCATCATGGCGCCGAAGCAGGTTGTGTGTGCGGCCGGAGACGGGGCAAACGCCGCGATAGGAGCCATCGCATACGTCGAACATCTTAAACGGGAGAATATATGCTGA
- a CDS encoding homoserine dehydrogenase, whose product MIQVGIIGVGTVGESVARILRDNRDIISARAGKEIVVKKGVVRNLSRSRDVDIPLTDNIDEVLEDPDIDIVVELMGGVEEPYKVVSRALRSGKAVVTANKALLAYHRYELQDVAGEIPFEFEASVAGGIPIIKALREGLSANHIESITGIINGTANYILTKMMNEKVDFEPVLKEAQELGYAEADPTFDIGGFDAAHKLLILASIAYGIDAKPEDILIEGIEQVTQADICFAKEFGYTIKLLGIAKKVGEFVELRVHPALVPKSRMIAKVDGVMNGVSVIGDKVGETMYYGPGAGGDATASAVISDIIAIARGGKSSPMLGFKRPLESGLRLLGRESVVSKYYIRLEVEDRPGVLAKVSRVMGEENISIETMLQKPGSGESASLLLATHLCKESSMQEALKRLFELESVRERPVMIRMEE is encoded by the coding sequence ATGATCCAGGTAGGAATTATCGGTGTAGGAACCGTCGGCGAGAGTGTGGCACGGATTCTGCGGGATAACAGAGATATAATCAGTGCCAGGGCGGGAAAAGAGATCGTCGTCAAAAAGGGGGTGGTACGCAATCTCTCCAGATCGAGAGATGTGGATATACCCCTGACCGACAATATAGACGAGGTTCTGGAGGACCCTGACATAGATATCGTCGTGGAGCTTATGGGCGGAGTCGAAGAGCCCTATAAGGTAGTAAGCAGGGCATTAAGAAGCGGTAAGGCCGTTGTAACCGCCAACAAGGCGCTTCTTGCATACCACAGGTACGAACTTCAGGATGTGGCCGGAGAGATCCCCTTCGAGTTCGAAGCGAGTGTCGCCGGGGGTATACCGATAATCAAGGCTCTGCGGGAGGGGCTCAGCGCCAACCATATAGAGTCCATCACAGGAATAATAAACGGTACGGCAAACTACATTCTGACCAAAATGATGAACGAGAAGGTGGATTTCGAACCGGTTTTGAAAGAGGCGCAGGAGCTCGGCTATGCTGAGGCAGACCCCACCTTCGATATCGGCGGTTTCGATGCCGCGCACAAGCTGCTTATCCTGGCCTCCATAGCCTACGGTATAGATGCGAAGCCGGAAGATATACTTATTGAGGGTATAGAGCAGGTTACCCAGGCGGATATCTGTTTCGCGAAAGAGTTCGGATATACGATAAAACTTCTGGGAATAGCCAAGAAGGTGGGAGAGTTCGTAGAGCTTCGGGTGCACCCGGCTCTCGTTCCAAAGAGCCGTATGATCGCGAAGGTCGACGGAGTCATGAACGGTGTCAGCGTCATAGGCGACAAGGTGGGCGAGACGATGTACTACGGTCCCGGTGCCGGAGGGGACGCTACGGCGAGTGCCGTCATAAGCGATATAATAGCTATAGCCAGAGGGGGTAAGAGTTCACCTATGCTCGGTTTCAAGAGACCGCTCGAGAGCGGGTTGAGACTGCTTGGCAGGGAGTCGGTGGTCAGCAAATACTATATTCGCCTGGAGGTGGAGGACAGACCCGGTGTACTCGCCAAGGTAAGTCGAGTTATGGGTGAAGAGAATATCTCTATAGAGACGATGCTGCAAAAACCGGGAAGCGGTGAGTCGGCTTCGCTGCTTCTTGCGACGCATCTGTGCAAAGAGAGCTCTATGCAGGAGGCTCTGAAGCGTCTTTTCGAACTGGAGAGCGTAAGAGAGCGGCCGGTTATGATTAGAATGGAAGAGTGA
- a CDS encoding putative integral membrane protein, which produces MAEYLRSYIYYTLHSLTKYDYMAIGWALFLAFLLLVLAAIVRKRALSYLLLLTGVMLLFTGPIAAKVIMDGYLRAADAKVKETKILKYSSSLVIEGELKNSSRLDFSRCDLAVMIYRPSDNPLKRAAAILKPALVRIEHLDSPVLRGESKPFRILVDHFNMSDFNLSVQPRCYP; this is translated from the coding sequence ATGGCTGAATATCTTCGCAGCTACATATACTACACTCTCCATTCACTGACAAAATATGACTACATGGCGATAGGCTGGGCTCTTTTCCTGGCCTTTCTTCTTCTTGTGCTGGCCGCGATAGTCAGAAAAAGAGCCCTCTCCTATCTTCTTCTGCTTACAGGCGTTATGCTTCTTTTTACCGGTCCTATAGCGGCAAAAGTGATAATGGACGGCTATCTTAGAGCCGCCGATGCGAAGGTAAAAGAGACCAAGATTCTCAAATACAGCAGCTCTCTGGTCATCGAGGGGGAGTTGAAAAACAGCAGCAGACTCGACTTCAGCCGTTGCGACCTCGCCGTCATGATATATAGACCGTCTGACAATCCACTCAAGCGCGCCGCAGCGATCCTGAAGCCGGCACTGGTACGTATAGAGCACCTCGACTCTCCGGTCTTGCGCGGCGAATCTAAACCCTTCAGGATATTGGTCGATCATTTCAATATGTCCGACTTCAATCTCAGCGTGCAACCGAGGTGCTACCCATGA
- a CDS encoding NAD-dependent formate dehydrogenase alpha subunit, giving the protein MKYEEIESVCTYCGVGCDIVAEVDGNEIHKIRADKDGYVSQGKLCVKGKYGFGFVNSPERVREPRIARRFLEKNPDIAEKIGGSLRPLDDDWFTTDLDNAVKAAAMKLTAVRETYGDESFCAIGGARSSCESAYMFQKFTRDAMNSPHVDNCARVCHSPSLKGMRATIGEGAATNPYNDIYEAEFILIIGSNTTEAHPIVANRIIDAARLHDNVAVMDVREIKMMKYAKHKAVIPYESNLLVLNMMAHVILKEELYNRKFVESRTSGFEEFKESILADPYTDPEFFRTVPGYEHLATLIPVIAREYALKKSMIFWGLGVTEHLDGSYAVMAITHLALLTGNVGKSGAGLMPLRGQNNVQGACDMGCLPYFAPDYQKPEKEGLMTPQLIDAMLEGEIKALLNMGEDVAHIHPNQNKIERALERLEFIMVQELFMTEIAKRADIVIGVKSAYEKEGVYINAMRRLHLSQPIVQSDLPDDWEVLVKLENEMRGSYRYSSGEDIWNEVREVAHRRFSQATYLRLKRHRKRGLQWPVYTEDTPVLHLLDFRTDDGLGKFIYHGYRERGMVKELRSTGMGSGFYLTTGRTLAQYNNAAQTHRCEKLESRYGEDILLASEDDAKRLPGSEYVVLKSEYGESAPLRLKLTGKIKPGTLFVTFHHAKSKINYLFGDESDELILTAAFKSVKVEVLPA; this is encoded by the coding sequence TTGAAATATGAGGAGATAGAGAGTGTATGTACCTACTGCGGAGTAGGGTGTGATATCGTAGCCGAAGTTGACGGTAACGAGATACACAAAATCAGGGCCGACAAAGACGGCTATGTCAGCCAGGGAAAACTCTGCGTCAAGGGGAAGTACGGCTTTGGCTTCGTCAACTCCCCCGAACGGGTCAGGGAGCCGCGTATAGCGCGACGTTTTCTTGAAAAGAACCCGGATATAGCCGAAAAGATCGGTGGGTCGCTAAGGCCGCTCGACGACGACTGGTTTACGACCGATCTGGATAACGCCGTAAAGGCGGCGGCTATGAAGCTTACAGCCGTAAGAGAGACTTACGGTGACGAGAGCTTCTGCGCCATAGGCGGTGCCAGGAGCAGCTGCGAGAGCGCCTACATGTTCCAGAAGTTCACGAGAGACGCCATGAACTCCCCGCATGTGGACAACTGTGCGCGTGTCTGCCACTCCCCGAGTCTCAAAGGTATGCGCGCCACGATAGGGGAGGGGGCCGCGACCAACCCCTACAACGACATCTACGAAGCGGAGTTCATTCTCATAATAGGCTCCAATACGACAGAGGCCCACCCCATCGTCGCGAACAGAATCATCGATGCCGCACGCCTCCACGACAATGTCGCCGTCATGGATGTGCGTGAGATAAAGATGATGAAGTACGCCAAGCACAAGGCGGTCATACCGTACGAATCCAACCTGCTTGTACTCAACATGATGGCGCATGTCATCCTTAAAGAGGAGCTCTATAACAGGAAGTTCGTAGAGAGTAGGACCAGCGGGTTCGAAGAGTTCAAAGAGAGTATTCTAGCCGACCCATATACCGATCCGGAGTTTTTCAGAACCGTACCCGGGTATGAGCATCTGGCTACACTTATCCCGGTCATAGCAAGGGAGTATGCCCTCAAAAAGTCCATGATATTCTGGGGGCTCGGAGTTACAGAGCATCTGGACGGAAGCTACGCCGTCATGGCCATTACCCACCTGGCACTGCTGACCGGCAATGTGGGAAAGAGCGGGGCCGGACTGATGCCGCTTAGGGGGCAGAACAATGTACAGGGAGCCTGCGATATGGGGTGCCTCCCATACTTCGCACCGGACTATCAGAAGCCGGAAAAAGAGGGGCTGATGACCCCGCAGCTGATAGATGCTATGCTCGAGGGTGAGATAAAGGCGCTGCTGAATATGGGAGAGGATGTTGCCCATATACACCCCAACCAGAATAAGATAGAAAGGGCGCTGGAGAGGCTCGAGTTCATCATGGTGCAGGAGCTCTTCATGACCGAGATAGCCAAACGCGCCGATATAGTGATAGGTGTAAAATCGGCATACGAAAAGGAGGGGGTCTACATCAATGCGATGAGGCGCCTGCACCTTTCGCAGCCGATCGTACAGAGCGATCTGCCTGATGACTGGGAGGTTCTGGTTAAGCTCGAAAACGAGATGAGGGGAAGCTACAGATACTCCAGCGGCGAAGATATCTGGAACGAGGTGCGTGAAGTGGCTCACAGGCGCTTCAGCCAGGCTACCTACCTACGTCTGAAGCGCCATCGAAAGCGTGGGCTTCAATGGCCCGTATATACCGAAGATACACCCGTTCTTCACCTGCTCGACTTCAGAACCGACGACGGGCTCGGAAAGTTTATCTACCACGGCTACAGGGAGCGGGGAATGGTAAAGGAGTTGAGGTCCACAGGTATGGGGTCCGGGTTCTACCTCACGACAGGCAGGACGCTCGCCCAGTACAACAATGCCGCCCAGACACACAGGTGTGAAAAACTGGAGAGCCGCTACGGTGAAGATATTCTGCTTGCGAGCGAAGATGATGCAAAGCGCCTCCCCGGCAGCGAATATGTGGTTTTGAAGAGCGAATATGGCGAGAGTGCGCCTTTGCGCCTGAAGCTTACAGGCAAGATAAAGCCCGGTACACTCTTTGTGACATTCCACCATGCGAAATCGAAGATCAACTATCTCTTCGGCGACGAAAGCGATGAGCTCATACTTACTGCGGCTTTCAAATCCGTGAAAGTGGAAGTTCTGCCGGCATGA
- a CDS encoding aspartate aminotransferase, which produces MFDEIEFEKLKRLPKYVFAEVNDLKMAARRAGEDVIDFSMGNPDGPPSKKIIEKLVESAKKPKTHGYSASKGIYKLRLAICNWYERRYGVALDPETEAVATMGSKEGYVHLVQAITNPGDTAVVPDPTYPIHSYAFMLAGGAVKKMELVFNERYEVDEDIFFINLKKALVESVPRPKYVVVNFPHNPSTATVTPAFYERLVDMAKKERFYIISDIAYADITFDGYKTPSILAVDGAKDVAVESYTLSKSYNMAGWRVGFIVGNPKLVGALQKIKSWLDYGMFTPIQVAATIALDELEGEVENTIEKYRKRRDVLIDAFAKAGWPIEKPNASMFVWAKLPKEALHLGSLEFSKKLLTEAKVAVSPGIGFGEYGDQYVRIALIENEKRIRQAARNIKKYLKSLKEEG; this is translated from the coding sequence ATGTTCGATGAAATAGAGTTTGAAAAACTTAAACGGCTTCCGAAATATGTTTTTGCCGAAGTCAACGACCTCAAAATGGCGGCAAGACGCGCCGGAGAGGATGTCATAGACTTCAGTATGGGCAATCCTGACGGCCCGCCGTCGAAAAAGATCATAGAGAAGTTGGTGGAGTCCGCCAAAAAGCCCAAAACTCACGGATACTCCGCAAGCAAGGGGATATACAAGCTGAGGCTTGCGATATGCAACTGGTATGAGCGCAGATACGGTGTCGCCCTCGATCCTGAGACGGAAGCTGTCGCCACGATGGGGAGCAAGGAGGGGTACGTACACCTGGTACAGGCTATTACGAACCCGGGCGATACGGCCGTTGTTCCCGACCCTACCTACCCGATACACTCCTACGCTTTCATGCTGGCCGGAGGGGCGGTCAAAAAGATGGAGCTCGTTTTCAACGAGAGATACGAAGTGGATGAAGATATATTCTTTATCAATCTGAAAAAGGCGCTTGTCGAGTCGGTTCCAAGGCCGAAATATGTTGTCGTGAACTTCCCGCACAACCCGAGTACAGCCACAGTTACGCCGGCATTCTATGAGAGGCTGGTCGATATGGCAAAAAAGGAGCGCTTCTACATAATAAGCGACATAGCCTATGCGGACATTACGTTCGACGGTTACAAAACACCCTCCATTCTGGCTGTGGACGGCGCCAAAGATGTTGCTGTGGAGAGCTATACGCTCTCAAAAAGCTACAACATGGCCGGATGGAGGGTAGGCTTCATAGTCGGAAACCCGAAACTGGTAGGCGCACTTCAGAAGATCAAGAGCTGGCTCGACTACGGAATGTTCACCCCGATACAGGTCGCCGCCACTATCGCCCTGGACGAACTAGAAGGTGAGGTGGAGAACACTATCGAGAAGTACAGAAAACGCAGAGATGTGCTCATAGACGCTTTCGCGAAGGCGGGCTGGCCGATAGAGAAGCCCAATGCAAGCATGTTTGTCTGGGCCAAGCTGCCCAAAGAGGCCCTGCACCTGGGAAGCCTAGAGTTCTCCAAAAAGCTGCTGACCGAAGCCAAAGTGGCCGTAAGCCCCGGCATAGGTTTCGGAGAATACGGCGACCAATACGTCCGCATCGCGCTTATCGAGAATGAAAAGCGCATAAGGCAGGCGGCACGGAATATCAAGAAGTACCTAAAGAGTTTAAAGGAGGAGGGCTGA
- a CDS encoding amidophosphoribosyltransferase: protein MNDLNEKCAVVGVFGVKGASQIAYFGLFALQHRGQEAAGICSNRDGKFHMIKDRGLVTRVFSEKKIKKLKGDMAIGHTRYSTAGDDSILDAQPVYARYDLGELAIVHNGNLTNAKEVRDQLIKRGAIFQTFMDTENMIHLIAKSEKERLIDRIVDALHKVEGAYSFVIQSRSKMYAIRDRFGFRPLSLAKLGDGYMVASETCAFDLVGAEFIRDVKPGEMIVFEKGKTPKSIQVFEPNPHKCIFEYIYFARPDSVVFGKNVYALRKKMGAELADELPVEADMVVPVPDSGVAAALGYSQRSGIPFELGIMRNHYVGRTFIEPTQELRNLKVKMKLSPIREVIEGKSLVVIDDSIVRGTTSRQIVSMLKEAGAKEVHMRISSPPTTDPCYYGVDTPEKQNLISARMGTEELCEFIGADSLAFISIEGLIRSVGDDQNYCKACFDGNYIV from the coding sequence ATGAACGATTTGAACGAAAAGTGTGCGGTAGTAGGTGTTTTCGGTGTGAAGGGGGCGTCCCAGATCGCCTATTTCGGGCTTTTTGCCCTCCAGCACAGGGGCCAGGAGGCAGCCGGGATCTGCTCCAACAGGGACGGAAAGTTCCATATGATCAAAGACAGGGGGCTCGTTACCAGGGTCTTCAGCGAGAAGAAGATCAAGAAACTGAAGGGTGACATGGCCATCGGCCACACCCGCTACTCGACCGCCGGAGACGACTCAATCCTGGATGCGCAGCCTGTATATGCCCGATACGATCTCGGTGAGCTGGCCATCGTCCATAACGGTAATCTGACCAACGCAAAAGAGGTGCGTGACCAGCTCATAAAACGGGGTGCTATTTTCCAGACGTTCATGGATACGGAAAATATGATACACCTGATCGCCAAAAGCGAGAAGGAGAGGCTGATAGACCGTATCGTAGATGCCCTTCACAAAGTCGAGGGAGCATACTCCTTCGTTATCCAGAGCAGAAGCAAGATGTACGCCATAAGAGACCGTTTCGGTTTCCGTCCGCTCTCCCTGGCAAAGCTGGGAGACGGTTACATGGTGGCAAGTGAAACGTGTGCCTTCGATCTTGTGGGCGCCGAGTTCATAAGAGATGTCAAGCCGGGAGAGATGATTGTCTTCGAGAAGGGGAAGACGCCTAAATCTATTCAGGTTTTCGAGCCCAATCCCCATAAATGTATCTTCGAATATATCTACTTCGCGCGTCCGGACAGTGTGGTATTCGGCAAAAATGTATACGCCCTGCGTAAAAAAATGGGGGCGGAGCTCGCGGATGAGCTCCCCGTAGAGGCCGATATGGTCGTACCGGTTCCGGACAGCGGCGTGGCCGCCGCACTGGGCTATTCACAGCGAAGCGGTATTCCGTTCGAGCTGGGTATAATGCGAAACCACTATGTGGGCAGAACATTCATAGAGCCGACGCAGGAGCTTCGGAACCTGAAGGTCAAGATGAAACTGAGCCCCATCCGTGAAGTGATAGAGGGAAAGAGTCTGGTTGTCATAGACGACTCGATAGTCAGGGGAACGACAAGCCGGCAGATCGTATCCATGCTCAAAGAGGCAGGAGCCAAAGAGGTGCATATGCGCATATCCTCCCCCCCTACGACCGATCCCTGTTACTACGGTGTGGATACGCCCGAAAAACAGAATCTTATAAGTGCAAGAATGGGTACCGAAGAGCTTTGTGAATTTATAGGTGCAGACTCTCTGGCATTCATCTCCATAGAGGGTCTCATCAGAAGTGTAGGTGATGACCAGAACTACTGTAAAGCCTGTTTCGACGGGAACTATATCGTATAA